A DNA window from Arachis duranensis cultivar V14167 chromosome 3, aradu.V14167.gnm2.J7QH, whole genome shotgun sequence contains the following coding sequences:
- the LOC107479931 gene encoding UDP-N-acetylmuramoyl-L-alanyl-D-glutamate--2,6-diaminopimelate ligase MurE homolog, chloroplastic, translating to MALQFLSVPHVLSSKTTKNSITVINSPHFHFRSTLFLPSLNPTPFPTLLRSRPPGAIGPDGKFYPNSADDDPPEVLDDSSHGFSTFHQIQAQANRARQLQEEDFEKNQSTYLAAIADVEDAPDNTSLIDSDNSGDDLFGEIDKAIALKRKEFVKEGLLPPNPRKDPAIEGIEELQPEEVVDLEEISELQGLRVVSADDSDEPLLNEGEFHGQKFRGSVSESQSPFDLDFDMYGKSKARIVEPKFRMSLAELLDESKVVPVSVYGNLEVEITGIQHDSRIVTSGDLFVCCVGRKTDGHLFLTEADKRGAVAVVASKEIDIEETLGCKALVIVEDTNAVLAALAASFYRHPSKNMAVIGITGTYGKTTTTCLIKSMYEAMGLRTGMFNSVACYVHGDNQLESHNKTPDAVLVQNLMAKMLHNGTEAVVMETSSDVLAQGKCDEVDFDIAVFTNLSEEADRDAKVKLFSRMVDPERHRKIVNIDDPNAHFFISEGTPEVPVVTFALDNKSADVHPLKFELSLFETQVLVNTPTGILEISSGLLGKHNIYNILAAVAVGIAVGAPLEDIVRGVEEVDAVPGRCELIDEEQAFGVIVDYAKTPDALSRLLDSVRELGPRRIITVIGCCGEGDRGKRPMMTKIATDKSEVTMLTSDNPKSEDPLDILDDMLAGVGWSMQDYLKHGENDYYPPLPNGHRLFLHDIRRVAVRAAVAMGEEGDVVVVAGKGHETYQLEGDKKDFFDDREECREALQYVDELHQAGIDTSEFPWRLPESH from the exons ATGGCATTGCAATTCCTTTCTGTTCCACACGTTCTATCTTctaaaacaacaaagaactCCATCACTGTAATTAACTCCCCACACTTTCATTTTCGTTCCACACTCTTCCTTCCTTCTTTAAATCCCACTCCATTCCCAACGCTTCTTCGCTCTCGACCTCCCGGAGCTATTGGCCCCGACGGCAAGTTCTACCCTAACTCCGCCGACGACGACCCCCCTGAGGTCCTCGACGACTCCTCCCACGGCTTCTCCACCTTCCACCAAATCCAAGCGCAGGCCAACCGTGCCCGCCAGCTCCAGGAAGAGGACTTCGAGAAGAACCAGTCCACATACCTCGCCGCCATAGCTGACGTCGAGGATGCCCCCGATAACACCTCCCTTATCGATTCTGACAACTCCGGGGACGACCTGTTCGGCGAAATTGACAAGGCAATTGCTTTGAAGCGCAAGGAGTTCGTCAAGGAGGGGCTTCTTCCGCCCAATCCAAGGAAAGATCCCGCAATTGAGGGAATCGAAGAGCTTCAGCCCGAGGAGGTAGTTGATTTGGAGGAAATCAGTGAGCTTCAGGGTCTCCGGGTGGTTTCCGCGGATGATTCCGACGAACCGTTATTAAATGAAGGTGAATTCCATGGGCAAAAATTTCGAGGTTCGGTATCTGAATCTCAGTCTCCTTTTGATTTAGATTTCGATATGTATGGGAAGAGTAAGGCTAGGATTGTGGAACCTAAGTTTAGGATGAGTTTAGCTGAACTTTTGGATGAGAGCAAGGTGGTGCCTGTTTCTGTGTATGGTAACTTGGAGGTTGAGATAACTGGGATTCAGCACGATTCAAGGATAGTAACTTCCGGTGACTTGTTTGTGTGCTGTGTTGGGAGGAAAACTGATGGGCATTTGTTCTTGACTGAAGCTGATAAGCGAGGAGCTGTTGCTGTTGTGGCCAGTAAAGAGATTGACATTGAGGAAACCTTGGGTTGCAAGGCTTTGGTCATTGTGGAAGACACTAATGCAGTTCTTGCTGCGTTGGCCGCCTCGTTTTATAGGCATCCTTCCAAGAACATGGCCGTTATTGGCATAACTGGGACGTATGGGAAGACAACCACCACATGTTTGATAAAGAGTATGTATGAGGCGATGGGGCTACGGACAGGGATGTTCAACTCGGTTGCTTGTTATGTGCACGGGGATAATCAGTTGGAGTCACATAATAAAACCCCAGATGCTGTTTTAGTTCAGAATTTGATGGCGAAGATGCTTCACAATGGAACTGAAGCTGTAGTCATGGAGACTTCTTCTGATGTATTGGCTCAAGGGAAGTGTGATGaggttgattttgatattgCGGTCTTTACAAATTTGAGTGAGGAGGCAGATAGAGATGCGAAGGTTAAATTGTTCTCGAGAATGGTGGATCCTGAACGGCATAGGAAGATTGTTAACATTGATGATCCAAATGCACATTTCTTCATTTCCGAGGGAACTCCAGAAGTTCCCGTTGTAACGTTTGCATTGGATAATAAGAGTGCGGATGTTCATCCCTTGAAGTTTGAACTCTCCTTGTTTGAGACGCAGGTGTTGGTTAATACGCCCACTGGCATACTAGAAATTTCTTCAGGTTTGCTCGGAAAGCATAACATTTACAACATTCTTGCTGCAGTGGCAGTTGGAATTGCTGTTGGGGCACCCTTAGAGGATATTGTTAGAGGGGTTGAAGAGGTTGATGCAGTTCCTGGTAGGTGTGAGTTAATTGATGAAGAACAAGCATTTGGGGTGATAGTGGACTATGCAAAAACTCCCGATGCCCTTTCTAGATTGCTTGATAGTGTAAGAGAGCTTGGACCTCGCAGGATTATAACTG TTATTGGGTGCTGTGGTGAGGGCGACAGGGGGAAGAGACCTATGATGACCAAGATAGCAACAGATAAAAGTGAAGTGACCATGCTGACATCTGACAATCCCAAGAGTGAAGATCCAT TGGATATTTTGGATGATATGCTGGCTGGGGTAGGATGGTCAATGCAGGACTACCTGAAACATGGAGAGAATGATTATTATCCACCTCTTCCAAATGGTCATAGGCTTTTTCTCCACGACATTAGGAGGGTAGCTGTGCGAGCTGCAGTTGCAATGGGAGAGGAGGGTGATGTAGTT GTGGTTGCCGGCAAAGGTCATGAAACATATCAGTTAGAAGGTGATAAGAAAGACTTCTTTGATGATCGGGAAGAGTGCCGAGAGGCATTGCAGTACGTAGATGAGCTTCACCAAGCTGGAATAGATACAAGTGAATTTCCATGGAG GTTACCAGAGAGCCACTGA
- the LOC107479932 gene encoding aquaporin PIP1-3 — translation MENREEDVKVGASKFRERQAIGTAAQTERDYKEAPAAPLFEAGELKSWSFYRAGIAEFVATFLFLYITVLTVMGVKREPSMCSSVGIQGIAWAFGGMIFALVYCTAGISGGHINPAVTFGLFLARKLSLTRAIFYIVMQCLGAICGAGVVKGFEGNARYEMLGGGANVVNHGYTKGDGLGAEIVGTFVLVYTVFSATDAKRNARDSHVPVLAPLPIGFAVFLVHLATIPITGTGINPARSLGAAIIFNRDNAWDDHWVFWVGPFIGAALAAIYHQIVIRAIPFKTRA, via the exons atggaaAACAGGGAGGAAGATGTGAAGGTAGGAGCAAGCAAGTTCAGAGAGAGGCAGGCAATAGGGACAGCAGCACAAACAGAGAGAGACTACAAGGAGGCACCAGCAGCACCATTGTTTGAGGCAGGTGAGCTCAAGTCATGGTCGTTCTACAGAGCAGGCATTGCTGAGTTTGTGGCCACTTTCTTGTTCCTCTACATCACGGTCTTGACTGTAATGGGTGTCAAGAGGGAGCCCTCCATGTGCTCCTCTGTTGGAATCCAGGGTATTGCTTGGGCCTTTGGTGGCATGATCTTCGCCCTTGTCTACTGCACTGCTGGAATCTCAGGTGGACACATAAACCCAGCAGTCACCTTTGGACTCTTTTTGGCAAGGAAGTTGTCCCTCACAAGGGCAATATTCTACATAGTCATGCAGTGTCTTGGAGCTATATGTGGTGCTGGTGTAGTGAAGGGATTTGAGGGTAATGCTCGCTATGAGATGTTAGGAGGAGGAGCCAATGTGGTCAACCATGGTTACACCAAGGGTGATGGCCTTGGAGCTGAGATTGTTGGCACCTTCGTCCTTGTCTACACCGTTTTCTCTGCTACTGATGCCAAGAGAAACGCTAGGGACTCTCATGTCCCT GTTTTGGCCCCTCTTCCCATTGGCTTTGCTGTGTTCTTGGTCCACTTGGCTACCATTCCCATCACAGGAACTGGCATTAACCCAGCAAGGAGTCTCGGAGCTGCCATCATCTTCAACAGGGACAACGCATGGGATGACCAT TGGGTTTTCTGGGTTGGACCTTTCATAGGAGCTGCTCTTGCTGCCATCTATCACCAGATAGTGATCCGAGCCATTCCGTTCAAGACAAGGGCTTAA